AATGAAGGAGAAGAATAACCAGGATAGATTGTGTTTATTCTTAGTAACTTCCTTCCTAGGGTATCAGGAAATCCTGAATGCTTAGCATTAGCAGCATAGCTTAGCAAAACACAGCAACTTTGTAGGTGGAACAGATTTCACAGATGTACTGTAACTAAAGTTTATCATATAGTTTCATACAGTGTtaaattaactgtatttttctaCATACACACCGGTAAGGTCAGCTTTGCTCTTAATTTTATTCACACATCTCTTTGAGGGTAGAGCAGTGTCCTTAGTACTTTCCATATGAAAGGCCCTTAATTGAAACTAGCATTCATCTCAAGTATCCATCTGAGCCAAAGCATAAAGCCTCATCCTATTCTCTTTCAGGCCACTGCTTAGCAACAACctactaggtttttttttttttactactagaAGGGTTGCGGAGAGAGGTTTGCATAATGATGTTTTAAGGGGGTCTGTTTTCCTTTCGTTTAAGGTTTAGGTGATAGAGGTGAGAAAGCTATGTTTATCCCTGTGTGATCCTCAGACTTTTAGTTTCTTCTGGGACTGAGAGTGTCAGAAGGGCTTTTGATGAACATCAGGGAATTGGGAGGAAGTAGAGAAGGACATGGCAATGCATGCGGATAACCGACATTCCAGGCGAGAAAACAGCATTGGTGTTGTACAAAGGTTCCTGTGTTGCTCCTGCTTCAAGACGGGTGAGAACGACCACTTGGAGTACAATCAGGAAAGGTCACAGATTCCCAAGGCAATTGTGGATGAAGAGAACATCCTTATCGTTGTTGAAGATTTGGGAGTAGACAACCTTGGATTTAGCCTTTCAGAAGTTGAGCACTGCAGTCCACCTCAACAGATCTCCATGGGCCGTTCTGCTAGTTCTGTGTCCATGTGCCAAAGAGCAGCTCTGAAGAAGAAGCTCGCACCACTCTCCTCTTTACCGCTTCAGTCTAGAGTGATCCAGAACAGTGAGGACGACTCTACTGTTGACTCTCTGCTGTACGGTTCTAGCAGCACTAATTTTGGAGATGGTAGTCTTCTCACTCCACCAGTCATTAACCTCATACCTCCGACACCTTCCGACGTAATAGATGATGACCAGTTCTTTGACATAAACTCAGAAGAAGACAGTCTGCACCAAACATCAGGCAGCGAAGGAGTGGACAGTATTGGCAGTGCTGCTATGGGAGAGCAAGAGAGCGAGGAAGATGTAGATCAAGACTTGGAGTCTGAAGGTAATCATAAGTCCAAAGATGAAGAACATCCACAAGTGGAGCCTCCAGAGGAAGAAACAGCCAAGAAGAAGACCATAGACAAGTCTACAATCCACTTCCTACGTAGCACCTTTCATGTACCCCCTCTTCCTGAATACCCACGAAAAAGTAAGAGGCTTCAGTGATGTGATGAGGCCAGTGGCACGTTTGAACATGACTGGAGagtagttttgttttaatttttatacattCTGAAATAGTCACTCTTGTGTTTGCATTGTCAGGAAGTCTCAATACTGGAATCAGTTTGCTGCAGTTCACTGAACATAATCTGGGTGAGTCTGCTTTGATTTGTGATGAGTCATCACAGTAGTCTTCAGTGCCTGGAAACTGTGCAAGTTTTTGAGGACCTATGcacttttaatatataatataccatACATAGTGATtctttttattactataaacagtctgtattttattagtatattttgcatatttaactgttgttttaaGTAAAACAAGAGAACAAAGTGTCATAGATTGTAGTAGGTTGGCAAATATTGCAAAGCTGATGTCTTATAtggcatttttttatgaatatttaaccaagtgttttttttttgtttttttttcctctttggaAGTATGTGTATAGCAAATCgagttattttaaatatgacttaaaatacaaaaactatagcaaaataaaataaagaaatgagtaCAATCAATTTAAAATGAGATGTGTTTAATAGGCAATTTTGATATTgggcatatttatatattaaacagtTCTTTATCTAACAGTTCTCATAAAAAAATGGGGTTGTGTGTCTAATGTTTAAGGGTGCACTATATATATCAGCcgatgattaatgcgcatcttgtcagtaaagccggttctctaatcagtggaaaattccatcaggtgcatgatttcacatagagcagttgTTATTACACGGAatcgttgttaactgacaagctgcacaaatccaAGCTAAAATGaatgtcatttataaaaaaaaaaaacccgatgGGACACTAAAGTGTTCTGTATTTGTGGAATGTGCTGTATCATTAGAGAGAGGGTGGAATTAAAAATGTTGAGAATTTaatgtaacaacagaaaaattaTGATGCGTATACAGTACACCTACATATATTTCAAGATAGATAGGTTACAATTATGTTACCTTTGAtgccacagttttttttttttcaatgagtcaGAAATCTAATGAGTCTGAATTGTTCATCATCTCCCtattttttctgaaatgctgaaAACTTGTCTCTTGTGACTCATTCATTTTTAGACGATTTTACTCATGTCCTCATCCAGGTGTGGTTTTCTATAGAAAGGGCAGAGGGTGTGGGTGGACATGCCACTGTGCAGGTCTCGTCATGCACAAAGCAACTCCTCACAGCAAAGATATTTAGACCCTTTGGTACGTGAGCTGTTGTTCCTTACTGAAAACGAAGGTGTTTTTTGTTTGGTCTAGAGAAACGACACCCATGAGGCGCCATTCTGTGACCAAAGGCTAATCTGTTTAGGACAATGGTGTCTATGCTGTTGCAAAGGGCGGCTTTTGTAGATATTTATCCCAAGATTCCCCAGCGTGAAGCCATATGACCTGTTCCCAAGCATTGTATTCCAGTTAGAAACCTTGACACAGTTGTTCCAGACATTTTGAAGAAGTTGCCACAGATCTTCTATGAATGAGTCTTTCTCAGTGTCCgctattctttttttctgttgttgtcgTTTTACTACACCATTGGTGCACCTTATGCTGACAACACAGGTGCGTTTTCGGGGCAGCCCTAAATCAATTGACATTTAAACGTGTTTCTTCATAATTCACTCTTCTGAAAGTTCATTGAGTTTCCTTTAGAGGAAACTGTATTCTCTGGTGCTGTGTTTCACACTGGTCCAGAGTACAGTGGGGCCCTGTGGAAACAGCTGGCAGGGCAGAAAGACCTAGATACTTCCCACGATCCCAAAggccgctctcgctctgatcatcCAAATATCTGTACCTCTACCTCCCTCGACCATGCGGTTTTCCATTAATCCATTTTGAAATTTACTGGCTGTTTGCAGGGAGGAGAATGTGTTGGACTGCAGTAGATATATGTGTTATTCTCCTGCAGCGAGATTTCGTTGTTGGTTCCCTCAGATCTTGACCTGTGTTAAGTCCTTGGATTTACTGAGTTTTCCCTGCAGTCTCGGGGCAGTCTTTGCACATATCGTCTTCCTGTTCACTGTCTAGAACGACCAGAGGCTGTCAGAGGGGCGACTGCACCGCACAGACGTTGTGAAGTTGCCCAGTTTTTAAAAAGCCTCCTGTCCTTTGCTGGATCATTTTGGCTCTGTCTGGGAACTAAACAAGCTGAGACACTGTTTCCTTTTTTCATAATTACGATCTGAATAGATGTAGTTGATAGGGCTtaacttaagtaaaaaaataaataaatcttgtttgGACAGTTTCACACAATTAGTCTAGGAAGTTGGACCATTTCTGAATGTCAGTTTAAAGGTCAAATTAATCTCAAAATGTAATTGCTCTAGAAGGAAGTCACTCCCCCTTCCTCTTGCTCGTCATCACATTCATTGTCATTTCAAaagtataaaattaaatacattttaccaaGCTTGCAGTGCAAATTATAGAGacgacactgaagacttgagtcaacaataattgtcatttatttttcattgcagTCAGAAAAATGATTTTGATGGTTGTTTAGTGCGCTTTTTGACttaaagtacaaaaaatgttaaacattaagCATGCAATTTCAAGCTAGTATTTAACTGTAAGTGATTCAGTTGAGGTTGATATGTCTAATTTTATTAGGCTTCGCCTgattcagtttccacaaaaagagATGTATGAGTTGAGTTTACATGGTAATTTTATGTTAAGAAAGCTCATTTCCCACCACTGTCCACAATTGAATTAACTTTAGCCAAAGAATTACTACTTATTCACACAGTCAGCCCTATTTGCATTGCTCAACAACCATCACAGTATTATTGCTTTTGGAAAGCCAgcagtatttataaaaaataaaagtttccaAAGGATTATGGCTGAATGGTAATTGATTGaacaaa
This window of the Carassius gibelio isolate Cgi1373 ecotype wild population from Czech Republic chromosome B13, carGib1.2-hapl.c, whole genome shotgun sequence genome carries:
- the LOC127969785 gene encoding uncharacterized protein LOC127969785, whose product is MAMHADNRHSRRENSIGVVQRFLCCSCFKTGENDHLEYNQERSQIPKAIVDEENILIVVEDLGVDNLGFSLSEVEHCSPPQQISMGRSASSVSMCQRAALKKKLAPLSSLPLQSRVIQNSEDDSTVDSLLYGSSSTNFGDGSLLTPPVINLIPPTPSDVIDDDQFFDINSEEDSLHQTSGSEGVDSIGSAAMGEQESEEDVDQDLESEGNHKSKDEEHPQVEPPEEETAKKKTIDKSTIHFLRSTFHVPPLPEYPRKRSLNTGISLLQFTEHNLGESALICDESSQ